One stretch of Halapricum desulfuricans DNA includes these proteins:
- the arcS gene encoding archaeosine synthase subunit alpha yields MTEYFEVHHRDGAARVGELRLSESVRTPAIADDVVDDAASQWPERRELPEGDPSRVTILPHRGFPSGTPEEVQEAFAPEYPELDAPSGVVVSRETATDFGSDVYVLSGAQGIVGHAEAFVETIVAVREAIPADSALYLPGVATPANVATLAYAGVDLVDTDRAVIRGTQGKYLTGDGEAFLEDLAELPCSCPACQQPAEQADREDCIEHNVNALQAELARVRERIRAGRLRDYLEGQARHEQWLTAAFRRLDQQYAYLEQRTPIVRGAELTAASDDTLRRVEIQRFAERVTGRYRNRFDAPLVLVPCSARKPYSESRSHGRFHDAIQFRGHTVSMTSPIGVVPQELELTYPAQHYDSVVTGRWSATEIEFVADVLEAYLERNDYPRYIAHLPEDYLPIVERVEDRLGIDFEYTVAGHPTDADSLSNLASALSGEPKYRKRERQHNTLRAIADYQFGDGAGDELFEDLHIESRYPKLRAHDADGEQLAALVPTYGTLSLTLAGAKRWLDSDVPTKRAEIDDFVPRGSVLAPGVVDADEDIRVGDEVVFEGPSAVSVGRAEMSGPEMAESTRGIASEVRHTETR; encoded by the coding sequence ATGACCGAGTACTTCGAGGTTCACCACCGCGACGGGGCCGCGCGGGTCGGTGAGCTGCGCCTGTCCGAGTCAGTGCGGACGCCGGCGATCGCCGACGACGTCGTCGACGACGCCGCAAGTCAGTGGCCCGAGCGCCGCGAACTGCCCGAGGGCGACCCCAGCAGGGTAACGATCTTGCCTCATCGCGGGTTCCCCAGCGGTACACCCGAGGAAGTCCAGGAGGCGTTCGCCCCCGAGTATCCCGAACTCGATGCCCCCAGCGGCGTCGTCGTCTCTCGCGAGACGGCGACCGATTTCGGTTCGGACGTCTACGTCCTCTCGGGCGCACAGGGGATCGTCGGCCACGCCGAGGCGTTCGTCGAGACGATCGTCGCCGTCCGCGAGGCGATTCCGGCCGACAGCGCGCTCTACCTGCCCGGGGTCGCGACGCCCGCCAACGTCGCCACGCTCGCCTACGCCGGCGTCGATCTCGTCGATACCGACCGCGCTGTCATCAGGGGAACGCAGGGCAAGTACCTCACTGGCGACGGGGAAGCCTTCCTGGAGGATCTGGCGGAGTTGCCCTGCTCGTGCCCGGCCTGCCAGCAACCCGCCGAGCAGGCCGACCGCGAGGACTGTATCGAGCACAACGTCAACGCCCTGCAGGCCGAACTCGCCCGCGTTCGCGAGCGGATCCGCGCCGGCCGGCTCCGCGATTACCTCGAGGGACAGGCCCGCCACGAGCAGTGGCTGACCGCCGCCTTCCGGCGGCTCGACCAGCAGTACGCCTACCTCGAACAGCGGACGCCGATCGTCCGCGGGGCCGAGCTGACCGCTGCAAGCGACGACACGCTCCGGCGGGTCGAAATTCAGCGCTTCGCCGAGCGGGTCACGGGGCGCTATCGCAACCGCTTCGACGCCCCGCTGGTGCTGGTGCCCTGTTCGGCGCGCAAACCCTACAGCGAGTCGCGGAGCCACGGCCGGTTCCACGACGCCATCCAGTTCCGCGGTCACACCGTCTCGATGACGTCGCCGATCGGCGTCGTGCCACAGGAGCTGGAGCTGACCTACCCCGCCCAGCACTACGACTCGGTCGTGACCGGCCGCTGGAGCGCGACCGAGATCGAGTTCGTCGCCGACGTGCTCGAGGCCTATCTCGAGCGCAACGACTACCCCCGATACATCGCCCACCTCCCAGAGGACTACCTGCCGATCGTCGAGCGCGTCGAGGACCGGCTGGGGATCGACTTCGAGTACACCGTCGCCGGGCACCCGACCGACGCCGACTCGCTGTCGAACCTCGCGAGCGCGCTCTCGGGCGAACCCAAGTACCGCAAGCGCGAGCGCCAGCACAACACGCTCCGGGCGATCGCCGACTACCAGTTCGGCGATGGCGCGGGTGATGAACTCTTCGAGGACCTGCACATCGAGAGCCGCTATCCCAAACTGCGCGCCCACGACGCCGACGGCGAGCAACTGGCGGCGCTGGTGCCCACCTACGGGACGCTGTCGCTGACGCTGGCGGGCGCGAAACGCTGGCTCGACAGCGACGTCCCGACCAAGCGCGCCGAGATCGACGATTTCGTCCCGCGCGGGAGCGTCCTCGCGCCCGGAGTCGTCGACGCCGACGAGGACATCCGCGTCGGCGACGAGGTCGTCTTCGAGGGGCCGAGCGCCGTCTCGGTCGGCCGCGCGGAGATGTCCGGCCCGGAGATGGCCGAGAGCACCCGCGGGATCGCAAGCGAAGTCCGCCACACCGAAACGCGGTGA